In one window of Bdellovibrio bacteriovorus W DNA:
- a CDS encoding ABC transporter, membrane spanning protein (COG1173 ABC-type dipeptide/oligopeptide/nickel transport systems, permease components) — protein MNTTNDMAIEKVDLASDMSAETRAGIEQAQPMWKMVLAQFVEHKLAVAGAVVISLFLLIAIFAGTIQTVTGLDPDAQNVANRYVAPLTSVEVGQDVRETAIERYISNHEQSAMTVAKALIAQGTLNFAEEDVLYELAAGDVTEGIKALEGLHIPEATGLIKTFKNFSTFHLFGTDELGRDVFIRLVYGTRVSMGVGILVAIASALVGLLVGSLAGFYGGLIDTVLMRVTDALLSLPTIPVLIVMAAIDFSKLPIVNNIVSTSNESVFKMVIILCMFSWMTVARLVRGSILSIREREFVLAAKTLGAKDSTIIVRHMFPNVIAPMLVSITLGVGESILFEAALSFLGLGIMPPTPSWGNMLNNAQELIYQAPFLAVLPGVLILLTTISFNYLGDGLQDAIDPKAIRR, from the coding sequence ATGAATACTACGAATGATATGGCTATTGAAAAAGTAGATTTAGCATCGGATATGTCCGCTGAAACTCGCGCTGGCATTGAGCAAGCACAACCCATGTGGAAAATGGTGCTCGCTCAATTCGTAGAGCACAAACTTGCAGTGGCGGGCGCTGTTGTTATTAGTTTGTTCCTACTTATCGCTATTTTTGCTGGCACGATTCAAACTGTTACAGGTCTTGATCCAGACGCTCAGAACGTGGCCAATCGCTACGTTGCTCCTCTGACAAGCGTTGAAGTGGGACAAGATGTGCGTGAAACAGCGATCGAACGCTATATTAGCAATCATGAACAAAGTGCGATGACAGTAGCTAAAGCGTTGATCGCGCAAGGAACTCTCAACTTCGCCGAAGAAGATGTTCTCTACGAATTAGCGGCAGGCGATGTCACCGAGGGGATCAAAGCTTTAGAAGGTCTTCACATCCCTGAAGCTACAGGACTCATTAAGACCTTTAAAAACTTCTCTACTTTCCACCTTTTTGGAACAGATGAACTTGGCCGCGATGTCTTTATTCGACTTGTCTATGGAACGCGCGTATCTATGGGCGTGGGAATCTTAGTTGCTATCGCCTCTGCCCTTGTGGGTTTATTGGTGGGCAGCCTTGCTGGGTTCTATGGTGGACTGATTGATACTGTCCTTATGCGTGTTACGGATGCTCTTTTATCGCTTCCAACAATTCCTGTTTTGATTGTTATGGCAGCAATTGATTTTTCAAAGCTTCCCATTGTGAATAATATTGTCAGTACATCCAATGAGAGCGTCTTTAAGATGGTTATCATTCTGTGTATGTTCTCTTGGATGACCGTAGCAAGACTTGTACGTGGTAGTATTCTTTCCATCCGCGAAAGAGAGTTCGTTTTAGCAGCTAAAACTTTAGGGGCTAAAGACAGTACTATTATCGTAAGACATATGTTCCCAAACGTGATTGCACCGATGCTAGTTTCCATCACTTTAGGAGTGGGCGAATCAATTCTTTTTGAAGCGGCTTTGAGCTTCTTAGGGTTAGGGATTATGCCACCCACTCCAAGCTGGGGAAATATGCTGAACAATGCTCAAGAGTTGATTTATCAAGCTCCGTTCTTAGCTGTTCTTCCAGGGGTCTTAATCCTCTTAACGACAATCAGCTTCAACTACCTCGGCGATGGCCTGCAAGACGCTATCGATCCGAAGGCGATTCGTCGCTAA
- a CDS encoding twin-argine protein translocase component (COG1826 Sec-independent protein secretion pathway components) has product MGSLSLTHLLLLGIIALIFFGPSRLPQLGQSLGKAIRGFKQGLEEIDVDPKDIQDTPQVTRQAQQQNAETQKQSEKINS; this is encoded by the coding sequence ATGGGCTCATTAAGCCTTACTCACTTACTGCTTTTAGGTATCATCGCATTGATCTTTTTTGGTCCAAGCCGTTTGCCACAATTAGGCCAAAGCTTGGGTAAAGCGATCAGAGGCTTTAAACAAGGTCTTGAAGAAATCGACGTAGACCCTAAGGACATTCAAGACACTCCTCAGGTCACTCGCCAAGCGCAACAGCAAAACGCTGAAACGCAAAAGCAATCTGAGAAAATCAATTCTTAA
- a CDS encoding transcription elongation factor GreA (COG0782 Transcription elongation factor), producing MTNSISDRLPMTIRGKALLDAELKKLLLEERPSVIRAIEEARAQGDISENAEYESAKERQAMIEGRIADIQGKLAGAEIVDVTLIKSDRIVFGATVEIVDTETEEEFTYQIVGVDEADVKQGMISILSPLARALIGKKDGDTATVVSPKGDKEFEIISFKYK from the coding sequence ATGACCAATTCAATCAGTGATAGACTTCCTATGACAATTCGCGGAAAGGCGCTGCTTGATGCAGAGCTTAAGAAGCTATTGTTAGAAGAAAGACCTTCGGTTATTCGCGCTATCGAGGAAGCTCGTGCACAAGGGGATATCTCCGAAAATGCAGAATATGAATCAGCAAAAGAGCGCCAAGCTATGATTGAAGGCCGTATTGCTGATATTCAAGGCAAACTTGCGGGTGCTGAAATCGTAGATGTGACGCTTATTAAGTCAGATCGCATTGTATTTGGCGCAACTGTAGAGATCGTGGATACAGAAACTGAAGAAGAATTCACTTACCAAATCGTGGGAGTGGATGAGGCTGACGTTAAACAAGGCATGATTTCTATCCTTTCTCCTTTGGCGCGCGCTTTGATCGGCAAAAAAGATGGCGACACAGCGACTGTAGTGAGCCCTAAAGGCGACAAAGAGTTCGAAATCATTTCATTTAAATATAAATAG
- a CDS encoding putative nitrite reductase (COG1251 NAD(P)H-nitrite reductase) → MKYKAELQGRDFIEVELDSDSAGSAMRVNMVGCSNFMDVMKSMRKNFGPDLRKWPVPTATDHASLLVREIILKLQGQWEFPYQEAELCHCRSVETSTVDQAIVAGAHSTEKVSRWTTASTSCGTCRPQVQKIIDYRLGKKTA, encoded by the coding sequence ATGAAATACAAGGCAGAACTTCAAGGAAGAGACTTCATTGAGGTTGAGTTGGATTCCGACTCAGCGGGTTCTGCTATGAGAGTGAATATGGTGGGCTGTTCAAATTTCATGGATGTAATGAAATCGATGCGCAAAAACTTTGGACCTGATTTGCGTAAGTGGCCTGTACCAACAGCGACTGACCATGCCAGTCTTTTGGTGCGTGAGATTATACTAAAACTCCAAGGGCAGTGGGAATTTCCGTATCAAGAAGCGGAACTTTGCCATTGTCGTTCAGTTGAGACCTCCACCGTGGATCAGGCGATTGTCGCCGGGGCGCATAGCACCGAAAAGGTGAGTCGCTGGACCACCGCTAGTACCTCCTGCGGAACCTGTCGTCCTCAAGTTCAAAAGATCATCGATTATCGTTTGGGGAAGAAAACGGCTTAA
- a CDS encoding hydroxyacylglutathione hydrolase GloB (COG0491 Zn-dependent hydrolases, including glyoxylases) yields MTTVKLLPIFKDNYVFLIENQETREVVIVDPGEARPVIEYFETNPHLQPVGIFITHHHNDHIGGANELKEKFSITCFAPEKNKHHVPFANEYLKEGDQLILAGEAFEVIDLPGHTLGHIAYFNKKHNWLFSGDVLFGLGCGRVFEGTMEQMFDSLQKIKRLPRTTLVYCTHEYTETNYNFCRRLSDFDEAPINGENESLLIYGNELLHKRELGLPSVPLKLEIEKDTNPFLLAHSAREFTKLRELRNQF; encoded by the coding sequence ATGACGACCGTAAAACTTCTTCCCATTTTTAAAGATAACTATGTTTTTTTGATCGAGAATCAAGAAACCAGAGAAGTTGTGATCGTAGATCCGGGCGAAGCGCGGCCTGTAATAGAATATTTTGAGACAAACCCCCACCTTCAGCCGGTTGGAATTTTCATCACCCATCATCATAATGACCACATTGGCGGAGCAAATGAGCTTAAAGAAAAGTTCTCAATTACTTGCTTCGCACCAGAAAAAAATAAACACCACGTCCCCTTTGCGAACGAATACCTCAAAGAGGGGGATCAGTTGATTTTAGCCGGTGAAGCCTTTGAAGTCATTGATCTCCCTGGCCATACCTTGGGGCACATTGCTTACTTCAATAAAAAACATAATTGGCTTTTTTCGGGGGACGTCCTTTTTGGTCTAGGATGCGGCCGTGTTTTTGAAGGTACTATGGAGCAAATGTTTGATTCCCTTCAAAAAATTAAAAGACTGCCGAGAACAACCCTTGTTTACTGCACTCATGAATACACAGAAACCAACTACAACTTTTGTCGCCGTCTGTCTGATTTTGACGAAGCTCCGATCAATGGCGAAAACGAGAGTCTCTTAATCTATGGAAACGAGCTTCTGCACAAACGCGAACTGGGCTTACCGAGTGTTCCCCTTAAGCTTGAAATAGAAAAGGACACCAACCCTTTTCTTCTTGCCCACAGTGCACGCGAGTTCACAAAACTGCGTGAACTCAGAAACCAGTTCTAA